In one Drosophila pseudoobscura strain MV-25-SWS-2005 chromosome X, UCI_Dpse_MV25, whole genome shotgun sequence genomic region, the following are encoded:
- the Arpc3B gene encoding actin-related protein 2/3 complex subunit 3 — translation MAYHSEIEEFHKTVGNMAILPLRTQVRGPAPNYNGDNDIIDESLYYFKSNVFFREYEVKSEVDRVLIYVTLYITDCLKRLARCNNKSQGQQELYSLAISKFDLPGDPGFPLNSVFVKTNEPELMRQYLLQLRQETGNRLLEKVFDTSDDKPSKWWLCFAKKRFMDKSLSTPGM, via the exons ATG GCATATCATTCAGAGATCGAGGAGTTCCACAAAACGGTGGGGAATATGGCCATCTTGCCGCTACGCACCCAAGTGCGAGGCCCAGCGCCCAATTATAATGGTGATAACGACATCATTGATGAGTCACTATATTACTTCAAATCGAACGTTTTCTTTCGCGAATACGAAGTGAAG TCGGAAGTGGACCGGGTTCTTATCTATGTAACGCTCTACATAACCGACTGCCTGAAGCGATTGGCGCGATGCAACAATAAGAGCCAGGGACAGCAGGAGCTCTACAGTCTGGCCATCTCAAAATTTGACCTGCCGGGCGATCCTGGATTTCCGCTAAACTCGGTCTTTGTCAAGACAAACGAACCGGAGCTGATGCGTCAGTACTTGCTGCAGCTGCGTCAGGAGACCGGCAATCGTTTGCTGGAAAAGGTCTTTGACACGTCCGACGATAAGCCCAGCAAATGGTGGCTATGCTTTGCAAAAAAGCGTTTTATGGATAAGAGTTTATCAACGCCAGGAATGTAA
- the LOC4815387 gene encoding proton-coupled amino acid transporter-like protein CG1139 isoform X1, with translation MDAEQEQKQQQSVSEQKAIEAGEMGRTLEITPVTVTATANGDHQMEKQATDVEGSSPVKRRHATSNLEAATHLFKGSVGAGLFAMGDCFKNGGLAGATILLPIIAVMCVHCERMLIRGSVLAVERTPGATFFDYPETVEKCFEYGPRPLRRMSRIMKLIVEMFLCVTQFGFCAIYFVFITENLYQVLQQNGVDISMSMVMLITLLPAMIPSLMTNLKYISPVSAFANVALLFGLIATLSIAFSDGPMPPLGDRHLFTSGSQLSLFFGTALFSYEGIALILPLRNSMRKPENFSSRFGVLNSTMFFTTALFIFTGFVSYVRWGEDVAGSITLNLVVEDVLSQVVKVVAALGVFLGYPIQFFVMMKILWPPLKRSNSCAQKYPISMQVALRFVMVMMTFGVALVVPQLNLFISLIGALCSTCLAFVIPVLIDFVVRAQVPKGLGHWSYAKNLLILAVALLGIVTGTYQSIVEIIRQFK, from the exons CaagagcaaaagcagcagcagagcgtCAGCGAACAGAAGGCCATCGAAGCTGGCGAAATGGGCAGAACACTGGAGATAACACCGGTAACGGTAACAGCAACGGCAAATGGAGACCATCAGATGGAGAAACAGGCAACGGATGTGGAGGGCAGCAGCCCGGTGAAAAGGCGTCATGCCACCAGCAATTTGGAGGCAGCCACACATCTCTTTAAGGGCAGCGTGGGCGCTGGTCTCTTTGCGATGGGTGATTGTTTCAAGAATGGCGGACTGGCGGGTGCCACCATCTTGCTGCCGATCATTGCCGTGATGTGTGTCCACTGCGAACGGATGCTGATTCGCGGCTCCGTCCTAGCCGTAGAGCGGACGCCGGGCGCCACCTTTTTCGATTACCCAGAGACGGTGGAAAAATGCTTCGAGTATGGGCCGCGTCCCCTGCGTCGCATGTCGCGCATCATGAAGCTCATTGTCGAGATGTTCCTATGCGTCACGCAATTCGGCTTCTGCGCCATTTACTTTGTCTTCATCACCGAGAATTTGTATCAG GTACTGCAACAGAATGGAGTGGACATCAGCATGAGTATGGTGATGCTGATCACCCTGCTGCCCGCCATGATCCCCTCGCTGATGACCAATCTCAAGTACATCTCGCCGGTGTCGGCCTTTGCAAATGTTGCACTGCTGTTTGGACTGATTGCCACGCTGTCCATAGCCTTTTCGGACGGACCGATGCCACCGTTGGGCGATCGGCATCTGTTCACCAGTGGGTCCCAGCTTTCGCTATTCTTTGGCACAGCCCTCTTCTCGTATGAGGGCATTGCCCTCATCCTACCGCTGCGCAATTCGATGCGAAAGCCGGAGAACTTTAGCAGCCGCTTTGGAGTGCTTAACTCGACCATGTTCTTCACTACGGCCCTGTTTATCTTCACGGGCTTCGTCAGCTATGTGCGCTGGGGCGAGGATGTGGCCGGCAGCATTACCCTCAATCTCGTTGTGGAGGATGT CTTGTCGCAGGTGGTGAAGGTTGTGGCCGCTTTGGGCGTATTTCTTGGCTATCCCATACAGTTCTTTGTCATGATGAAGATACTCTGGCCGCCGCTTAAGCGGTCCAACAGCTGTGCCCAAAAGTATCCCATCAGCATGCAAGTGGCCCTGCGCTTCGTTATGGTAATGATGACAT TTGGCGTTGCTCTGGTGGTGCCCCAACTGAATCTTTTCATATCGCTAATCGGAGCTCTCTGCTCGACGTGCCTGGCCTTTGTTATACCAGTTCTCATTGATTTCGTAGTACGTGCCCAGGTGCCCAAGGGCCTGGGGCACTGGTCATATGCAAAGAATTTACTTATTTTGGCAGTGGCTCTGCTGGGCATTGTCACTGGCACCTATCAAAGCATCGTCGAGATTATAAGACAGTTTAAGTAG
- the LOC4815387 gene encoding proton-coupled amino acid transporter-like protein CG1139 isoform X2 — MGRTLEITPVTVTATANGDHQMEKQATDVEGSSPVKRRHATSNLEAATHLFKGSVGAGLFAMGDCFKNGGLAGATILLPIIAVMCVHCERMLIRGSVLAVERTPGATFFDYPETVEKCFEYGPRPLRRMSRIMKLIVEMFLCVTQFGFCAIYFVFITENLYQVLQQNGVDISMSMVMLITLLPAMIPSLMTNLKYISPVSAFANVALLFGLIATLSIAFSDGPMPPLGDRHLFTSGSQLSLFFGTALFSYEGIALILPLRNSMRKPENFSSRFGVLNSTMFFTTALFIFTGFVSYVRWGEDVAGSITLNLVVEDVLSQVVKVVAALGVFLGYPIQFFVMMKILWPPLKRSNSCAQKYPISMQVALRFVMVMMTFGVALVVPQLNLFISLIGALCSTCLAFVIPVLIDFVVRAQVPKGLGHWSYAKNLLILAVALLGIVTGTYQSIVEIIRQFK; from the exons ATGGGCAGAACACTGGAGATAACACCGGTAACGGTAACAGCAACGGCAAATGGAGACCATCAGATGGAGAAACAGGCAACGGATGTGGAGGGCAGCAGCCCGGTGAAAAGGCGTCATGCCACCAGCAATTTGGAGGCAGCCACACATCTCTTTAAGGGCAGCGTGGGCGCTGGTCTCTTTGCGATGGGTGATTGTTTCAAGAATGGCGGACTGGCGGGTGCCACCATCTTGCTGCCGATCATTGCCGTGATGTGTGTCCACTGCGAACGGATGCTGATTCGCGGCTCCGTCCTAGCCGTAGAGCGGACGCCGGGCGCCACCTTTTTCGATTACCCAGAGACGGTGGAAAAATGCTTCGAGTATGGGCCGCGTCCCCTGCGTCGCATGTCGCGCATCATGAAGCTCATTGTCGAGATGTTCCTATGCGTCACGCAATTCGGCTTCTGCGCCATTTACTTTGTCTTCATCACCGAGAATTTGTATCAG GTACTGCAACAGAATGGAGTGGACATCAGCATGAGTATGGTGATGCTGATCACCCTGCTGCCCGCCATGATCCCCTCGCTGATGACCAATCTCAAGTACATCTCGCCGGTGTCGGCCTTTGCAAATGTTGCACTGCTGTTTGGACTGATTGCCACGCTGTCCATAGCCTTTTCGGACGGACCGATGCCACCGTTGGGCGATCGGCATCTGTTCACCAGTGGGTCCCAGCTTTCGCTATTCTTTGGCACAGCCCTCTTCTCGTATGAGGGCATTGCCCTCATCCTACCGCTGCGCAATTCGATGCGAAAGCCGGAGAACTTTAGCAGCCGCTTTGGAGTGCTTAACTCGACCATGTTCTTCACTACGGCCCTGTTTATCTTCACGGGCTTCGTCAGCTATGTGCGCTGGGGCGAGGATGTGGCCGGCAGCATTACCCTCAATCTCGTTGTGGAGGATGT CTTGTCGCAGGTGGTGAAGGTTGTGGCCGCTTTGGGCGTATTTCTTGGCTATCCCATACAGTTCTTTGTCATGATGAAGATACTCTGGCCGCCGCTTAAGCGGTCCAACAGCTGTGCCCAAAAGTATCCCATCAGCATGCAAGTGGCCCTGCGCTTCGTTATGGTAATGATGACAT TTGGCGTTGCTCTGGTGGTGCCCCAACTGAATCTTTTCATATCGCTAATCGGAGCTCTCTGCTCGACGTGCCTGGCCTTTGTTATACCAGTTCTCATTGATTTCGTAGTACGTGCCCAGGTGCCCAAGGGCCTGGGGCACTGGTCATATGCAAAGAATTTACTTATTTTGGCAGTGGCTCTGCTGGGCATTGTCACTGGCACCTATCAAAGCATCGTCGAGATTATAAGACAGTTTAAGTAG